One Brachybacterium aquaticum genomic region harbors:
- the nrdR gene encoding transcriptional regulator NrdR, whose protein sequence is MHCPFCRHPDSRVVDSRTSDDGATIRRRRQCPNCSRRFSTSETASLSVLKRSGVSEPFSRAKVISGVRKACQGRPVSDDQLAMLAQKVEENIRSSGQAEIDAHQVGLAILQPLQELDLVAYLRFASVYQDFDSLEDFEAAIARLRAEGIGDAADVQAATAGAAD, encoded by the coding sequence ATGCACTGCCCGTTCTGCCGCCACCCCGATTCGCGCGTCGTCGACTCGCGCACGTCCGACGACGGCGCGACCATCCGGCGCCGACGCCAGTGCCCCAACTGCTCCCGGCGCTTCTCCACCTCGGAGACCGCCTCCCTGTCCGTGCTCAAGCGCTCGGGCGTGAGCGAGCCCTTCAGCCGCGCGAAGGTCATCTCGGGCGTGCGCAAGGCCTGCCAGGGCCGCCCCGTCAGCGACGACCAGCTTGCGATGCTCGCGCAGAAGGTCGAGGAGAACATCCGCTCCAGCGGTCAGGCCGAGATCGACGCCCATCAGGTCGGTCTGGCGATCCTCCAGCCGCTCCAGGAGCTCGACCTCGTCGCGTACCTGCGCTTCGCGAGCGTCTACCAGGACTTCGACTCCCTCGAGGACTTCGAGGCCGCCATCGCGCGGCTGCGCGCCGAGGGCATCGGTGACGCTGCGGACGTGCAGGCCGCGACCGCCGGCGCCGCCGACTGA
- a CDS encoding LysM peptidoglycan-binding domain-containing protein, whose translation MRTHTATVLPFPRQDEQRPARAVREHVRLEPTRRGRLLLTVVAFLLGLLVAAVALLVLDLPAALAGTEERPAVVTVQPGDTLWGYAEEHAPEGVSHSEYVAQVRALNHLPTGRITAGTEIELPAEGNSAR comes from the coding sequence ATGCGTACCCATACCGCCACGGTCCTTCCCTTCCCGCGGCAGGACGAGCAGCGCCCCGCGCGTGCGGTTCGAGAGCACGTTCGACTCGAGCCGACCCGCCGCGGTCGCCTCCTCCTGACCGTCGTCGCCTTCCTGCTCGGCCTGCTCGTCGCGGCCGTCGCCCTGCTGGTGCTGGACCTCCCCGCCGCCCTCGCCGGCACCGAGGAGCGTCCCGCGGTCGTCACCGTCCAGCCCGGGGACACCCTCTGGGGCTACGCCGAGGAGCACGCCCCCGAGGGCGTGAGCCACTCGGAGTACGTCGCGCAGGTCCGCGCGCTCAACCACCTGCCCACCGGTCGGATCACCGCCGGCACCGAGATCGAGCTGCCTGCCGAGGGGAACTCCGCCCGCTGA
- the dapF gene encoding diaminopimelate epimerase codes for MSRSIAFTKGHGTENDFVVLDDPDGALGLDAATVAALADRRAGIGGDGVIRAVRSKDAGIDAPADAPEWFMDYRNADGSIAEMCGNGVRVLAAHLRRAGHVDSDRFEILTRAGVRTVDILEDAASDGAPWSVRVGMGASRSTPGARTVEIAGHRLEATDVDMGNPHAVAFLPDDVVLEDLDLTRRPALDPEPADGANIELVTLRGDHHVAMRVHERGVGETRSCGTGVAAVAVASALRAGDESCTPWTVDVPGGRLQVGWTDDGEVTLTGPAQLVADGTTLV; via the coding sequence ATGAGCCGCAGCATCGCCTTCACCAAGGGCCACGGGACCGAGAACGACTTCGTGGTGCTGGACGACCCCGATGGCGCCCTCGGCCTCGACGCCGCCACCGTCGCCGCCCTGGCCGACCGTCGCGCCGGGATCGGCGGCGACGGCGTGATCCGCGCCGTCCGCTCCAAGGACGCCGGTATCGACGCCCCCGCGGACGCGCCCGAGTGGTTCATGGATTACCGCAACGCCGACGGCTCCATCGCCGAGATGTGCGGCAACGGCGTGCGGGTCCTGGCCGCGCACCTGCGCCGCGCCGGGCACGTGGACTCCGACCGCTTCGAGATCCTCACCCGCGCCGGCGTCCGCACCGTCGACATCCTCGAGGACGCCGCGAGCGACGGCGCCCCGTGGAGCGTCCGCGTGGGCATGGGCGCCTCCCGCAGCACACCCGGTGCGCGGACCGTCGAGATCGCCGGGCACCGGCTCGAGGCGACCGACGTCGACATGGGCAACCCCCACGCCGTCGCGTTCCTGCCCGACGACGTGGTGCTCGAGGACCTCGACCTCACCCGCCGCCCGGCGCTCGACCCCGAACCCGCGGACGGCGCGAACATCGAGCTGGTCACCCTGCGCGGCGACCACCACGTCGCCATGCGCGTCCACGAGCGCGGCGTGGGCGAGACCCGCTCCTGCGGCACCGGCGTCGCGGCCGTCGCCGTCGCCTCCGCCCTGCGCGCCGGGGACGAGTCCTGCACCCCCTGGACCGTGGACGTCCCCGGCGGCCGCCTCCAGGTGGGCTGGACCGACGACGGCGAGGTCACCCTCACCGGCCCCGCCCAGCTCGTCGCCGACGGGACCACCCTGGTCTGA
- a CDS encoding class I SAM-dependent methyltransferase gives MDEHYFTASPSAEDRRFPLRVRLADRDLDLVSSTAVFSGHGLDKATAVLLDRLDEIAEPPADGVILDLGCGWGPIALTAALLHPDAEVWAVDVSERARELTRENARRAGAENLRVIAPDEVPADLALDALWSNPPIRIGKPALHALLLEWTARLRPTGTAALVVGKNLGADPLARWLGEQLPARPVRKAASAKGFRILEIGPGD, from the coding sequence GTGGACGAGCACTACTTCACCGCCTCCCCCTCCGCCGAGGACCGTCGCTTCCCGCTCCGGGTGCGCCTGGCCGATCGCGACCTGGACCTGGTCTCCTCGACCGCGGTGTTCAGCGGGCACGGGCTGGACAAGGCGACCGCCGTGCTGCTGGACCGCCTCGACGAGATCGCCGAGCCGCCCGCGGACGGCGTGATCCTGGACCTCGGCTGCGGGTGGGGGCCGATCGCGCTGACCGCGGCGCTGCTGCACCCGGACGCCGAGGTGTGGGCGGTGGACGTCAGCGAGCGGGCCCGGGAGCTCACGCGCGAGAATGCCCGCCGGGCGGGCGCGGAGAACCTCCGCGTCATCGCGCCCGACGAGGTGCCCGCGGACCTGGCTCTCGATGCGCTCTGGTCCAATCCCCCGATCCGCATCGGGAAGCCGGCGCTGCATGCGCTGCTTCTGGAGTGGACGGCGCGGCTGCGGCCGACGGGCACGGCCGCGCTCGTGGTCGGCAAGAACCTCGGCGCCGATCCGCTGGCGCGCTGGCTCGGCGAGCAGCTGCCGGCGCGTCCGGTGCGCAAGGCCGCGAGTGCGAAGGGCTTCCGGATCCTCGAGATCGGACCCGGGGACTGA
- the miaA gene encoding tRNA (adenosine(37)-N6)-dimethylallyltransferase MiaA, with amino-acid sequence MHPPAAPESQDAPRPLIALVGATATGKSDLAIALAEHLDGEVINADALQFYRGMDIGTAKVTAEERRGVPHHLLDVLEVTEEASVSAYQADARAAIAAIRSRGRTPILVGGSGLYVRAALDEIEFPPTDPAVRARLEQRVAEIGPAALHRELAGRDPEAAAMIGPGDARRIVRALEVGELTGRPFTAFLPRPVHADPSTVQIGLRRDRAELHERIALRVHRMVEAGLLDEIRALRERGLDRGLTARRAIGYQQGLAVLDGTLTCEAAIEETIVGTRRLVRKQDTWFRRDARVHWLDADTNTSLRHDLLPRALSLVDTARQEHAREGRAAPGETGVTAPGTPAP; translated from the coding sequence ATGCACCCGCCCGCCGCCCCGGAGTCGCAGGACGCCCCGCGGCCGCTGATCGCCCTGGTCGGCGCGACCGCCACCGGGAAGTCCGATCTCGCGATCGCCCTCGCCGAGCACCTCGACGGCGAGGTGATCAACGCCGACGCCCTGCAGTTCTACCGCGGCATGGACATCGGCACCGCGAAGGTCACCGCCGAGGAGCGCCGCGGCGTGCCGCACCATCTCCTGGACGTGCTGGAGGTCACCGAGGAGGCGAGCGTCTCCGCCTATCAGGCCGACGCCCGTGCGGCGATCGCCGCGATCCGGTCCCGCGGCCGCACCCCGATCCTCGTCGGCGGCTCGGGGCTGTATGTCCGGGCGGCGCTGGACGAGATCGAGTTCCCGCCGACGGACCCCGCCGTCCGCGCCCGCCTCGAGCAGCGCGTCGCCGAGATCGGCCCGGCGGCGCTGCACCGGGAGCTCGCCGGCCGCGATCCCGAGGCTGCCGCCATGATCGGCCCGGGCGACGCGCGACGGATCGTGCGCGCGCTCGAGGTGGGGGAGCTGACCGGCCGCCCCTTCACCGCCTTCCTGCCCCGCCCCGTCCACGCGGACCCGAGCACCGTGCAGATCGGCCTGCGCCGCGACCGTGCCGAGCTGCACGAGCGGATCGCGCTGCGCGTGCACCGCATGGTCGAGGCCGGGCTCCTCGACGAGATCCGCGCCCTGCGCGAGCGGGGCCTGGACCGCGGCCTCACCGCCCGGCGCGCGATCGGCTACCAGCAGGGCCTCGCCGTTCTCGACGGGACCCTCACCTGCGAGGCCGCGATCGAGGAGACGATCGTGGGCACCCGGCGCCTGGTGCGCAAACAGGACACCTGGTTCCGCCGCGACGCCCGCGTGCACTGGCTCGACGCCGACACGAACACCTCCCTGAGGCACGACCTGCTGCCCCGCGCCCTCTCCCTCGTGGACACTGCCCGCCAGGAGCATGCCCGCGAGGGACGGGCCGCGCCGGGGGAGACCGGCGTCACCGCGCCGGGGACGCCCGCGCCGTAG
- the lexA gene encoding transcriptional repressor LexA — MTTSTPKPTRARGDAPADARTEGLTRRQRLVLETINEAVAARGYPPTMREIGDAVGLTSSSSVAHQLQTLERKGFLRRDPKRPRAMEVVMPDADDAPAPAAPESTLTPHSVNVPLVGRIAAGIPITAEEQVEDVFTLPERLVGGGELFLLQVVGDSMIDAAICDGDWVVVRSQSTAEKGEIVAAMIDGEATVKTFVQRDDHVWLMPHNPAFAPILGDHAEILGKVVAVLRAV; from the coding sequence ATGACGACGAGCACCCCCAAGCCGACCCGGGCCCGCGGCGACGCGCCGGCCGATGCGCGCACCGAGGGGCTCACCCGCCGCCAGCGCCTGGTCCTGGAGACGATCAACGAGGCGGTCGCGGCGCGCGGATACCCGCCCACCATGCGGGAGATCGGTGATGCCGTGGGCCTGACCTCGTCCTCGTCGGTCGCCCACCAGCTGCAGACCCTCGAGCGCAAGGGCTTCCTGCGCCGCGATCCCAAGCGTCCGCGCGCCATGGAGGTCGTCATGCCGGATGCGGATGACGCCCCCGCCCCCGCCGCCCCGGAGTCGACCCTCACGCCGCACTCGGTGAACGTGCCTCTGGTGGGCCGGATCGCGGCCGGCATCCCCATCACGGCCGAGGAGCAGGTCGAGGACGTGTTCACCCTGCCCGAGCGGCTCGTCGGAGGCGGGGAGCTCTTCCTGCTGCAGGTGGTCGGCGACTCGATGATCGACGCCGCCATCTGCGACGGCGACTGGGTCGTGGTGCGCTCGCAGTCCACCGCGGAGAAGGGCGAGATCGTCGCCGCGATGATCGACGGCGAGGCGACGGTGAAGACCTTCGTCCAGCGCGACGACCACGTCTGGCTCATGCCCCACAACCCCGCCTTCGCCCCGATCCTCGGCGACCACGCCGAGATCCTCGGCAAGGTCGTGGCGGTGCTGCGCGCCGTCTGA
- the hflX gene encoding GTPase HflX, translating into MPIAFHPDPDSDLDVDGTTTGGAGADALPTDADATGAPTRPAPSADGTPATDGTPATRRRDPLTERILARGDASVSAVTYGSETDGEQYDLADRQALRRVAGLSTELEDVTEVEYRQLRLERVVLAGLYTSGNADEAENSLRELAALAETAGSEVLDGILQRRAHPDPATFLGKGKAAELAEIVAETGADTVIADGELAPGQRRALEDIVKVKVVDRTALILDIFAQHAKSREGKAQVELAQLEYLLPRLRGWGESMSRQAGGRVAAGGAGMGSRGPGETKIELDRRRIRDRMAKLRREIKEMAPGREAQRADRTRHQVPAVAIAGYTNAGKSSLLNRLTGAGVLVENALFATLDPTVRRATTPDGREFTFADTVGFVRHLPTQLVEAFRSTLEEVGGSDLLLHVVDASHPDPEGQITAVRTVLGEIEGFDVPEIVVLNKADLAEPETIARLRSQVGESVVVSARTGEGIEELRELIAEHLPRPAVEVDVVVPYSRGDLVSRVHTTGEMLEEEEHLMEGTRVHALVDEALAAELHGAA; encoded by the coding sequence GTGCCCATCGCCTTCCATCCCGACCCCGATTCCGACCTCGACGTCGACGGGACCACCACGGGAGGAGCCGGGGCCGACGCACTCCCGACGGACGCGGACGCGACCGGCGCCCCGACCCGCCCGGCCCCGTCGGCCGACGGGACCCCCGCGACCGACGGCACTCCCGCCACTCGCCGACGCGACCCCCTCACCGAGCGGATCCTCGCCCGCGGCGACGCCTCCGTCTCCGCCGTGACCTACGGCTCCGAGACCGACGGGGAGCAGTACGACCTCGCCGACCGCCAGGCGCTGCGCCGCGTCGCCGGGCTCTCCACCGAGCTCGAGGACGTCACCGAGGTCGAGTACCGCCAGCTGCGCCTGGAGCGCGTGGTCCTCGCGGGCCTGTACACCTCCGGCAACGCCGACGAGGCCGAGAACAGCCTGCGCGAGCTCGCTGCGCTCGCCGAGACCGCGGGTTCCGAGGTGCTCGACGGGATCCTCCAGCGCCGCGCCCACCCCGACCCTGCCACGTTCCTGGGCAAGGGCAAGGCTGCGGAGCTGGCCGAGATCGTCGCCGAGACCGGTGCGGACACCGTGATCGCCGACGGCGAGCTCGCCCCCGGCCAGCGCCGCGCTCTCGAGGACATCGTCAAGGTCAAGGTCGTCGACCGGACCGCCCTGATCCTGGACATCTTCGCCCAGCACGCCAAGTCCCGCGAGGGCAAGGCGCAGGTCGAGCTCGCCCAGCTCGAGTACCTCCTGCCGCGTCTGCGCGGCTGGGGCGAGTCGATGTCCCGTCAGGCCGGCGGTCGCGTCGCCGCCGGCGGCGCGGGCATGGGCTCGCGCGGTCCCGGTGAGACCAAGATCGAGCTGGACCGTCGGCGCATCCGCGACCGCATGGCCAAGCTCCGCCGGGAGATCAAGGAGATGGCTCCCGGTCGCGAGGCCCAGCGCGCCGACCGCACCCGCCACCAGGTGCCGGCCGTCGCGATCGCCGGCTACACCAACGCCGGGAAGTCCTCCCTGCTGAACCGCCTCACCGGCGCGGGCGTGCTCGTCGAGAACGCCCTGTTCGCGACCCTGGACCCGACGGTCCGCCGCGCCACCACCCCGGACGGGCGCGAGTTCACCTTCGCCGACACCGTCGGCTTCGTGCGCCACCTGCCCACCCAGCTGGTCGAGGCCTTCCGCTCCACCCTGGAGGAGGTCGGCGGCTCGGACCTGCTGCTGCACGTCGTGGATGCCTCCCACCCGGACCCGGAGGGGCAGATCACCGCCGTGCGCACCGTGCTCGGCGAGATCGAGGGCTTCGACGTGCCCGAGATCGTGGTGCTGAACAAGGCCGACCTCGCCGAACCCGAGACCATCGCCCGCCTGCGCAGCCAGGTGGGGGAGAGCGTCGTCGTCTCCGCCCGCACCGGCGAGGGCATCGAGGAGCTGCGCGAGCTGATCGCCGAGCACCTCCCGCGCCCCGCCGTCGAGGTGGACGTGGTGGTGCCCTACTCCCGCGGGGACCTCGTCTCCCGTGTACACACCACCGGCGAGATGCTCGAGGAGGAGGAGCACCTCATGGAGGGCACGCGCGTGCACGCCCTCGTGGATGAGGCGCTCGCCGCAGAGCTGCACGGCGCGGCCTGA
- a CDS encoding ATP-dependent DNA helicase, with protein sequence MTAAPEHPAVPAAGDVPLGTLMEAAVAAVGGSPRPGQQAMAEAVDTAMSGGRHLLVQAGTGTGKSLGYLVPALRHALASGRPVVVSTATIALQTQIVRKDLPRLVEALAPHLPRTPTFALLKGRANYLCKHKIAGGYPVDIEPGALFAEASTDPSRSGGERLGEQVKRLREWADETDSGDRDSLEDAVSDRAWRQVSVTGNQCIGTSCPLVESCFAERSREIAREVDVVVTNHALLAIDAFDKHGIIPDHDVVVFDEAHDLTARVTSAVTDQLSPGLLRATVRELRGLGVAGTALEDASEELREALELAPDGRVIGDLPERLADAIVQLRVEARTAHSDAKDAGDDSLAGARKTVRANLQEIIDVCERLTDPGEDDVVSVSRGQATGRVSLQVAPLSVAGAMRGAILEERTAVLTSATLALGGRFEPAAGEVGLARSGRMDADALPRTEDSGAWAGIDVGSPFDYRRQGILYTARHLPQPGREGPSPLMLDHLTDLVEASRGGALCLFSSRRGAELAAEHVRARLDLPIAVQGEDSMANLVRTFREHEDASLFGTLTLWQGVDVAGRSLRLVTIDRIPFPRPDDPLTAARQERIGAHGGNGFMAVSAQHAALLLAQGAGRLIRTESDRGMVAVLDPRLSTARYGSFLRESMPPLWPTSDPEVALGALRRLAAS encoded by the coding sequence ATGACCGCAGCGCCCGAGCACCCCGCCGTCCCTGCGGCGGGGGACGTGCCGCTGGGCACCCTGATGGAGGCCGCGGTCGCCGCCGTCGGCGGCTCGCCCCGCCCCGGCCAGCAGGCCATGGCCGAGGCCGTGGACACCGCCATGTCCGGCGGCCGTCACCTGCTGGTCCAGGCCGGCACCGGCACCGGCAAGTCGCTCGGGTACCTCGTGCCCGCGCTGCGCCACGCCCTGGCGAGCGGCCGGCCCGTGGTGGTCTCCACCGCCACCATCGCGCTGCAGACCCAGATCGTGCGCAAGGACCTGCCGCGGCTCGTGGAGGCGCTCGCCCCGCACCTGCCGCGCACCCCCACCTTCGCCCTGCTCAAGGGCCGCGCGAACTACCTGTGCAAGCACAAGATCGCCGGCGGCTATCCCGTGGACATCGAGCCCGGGGCCCTGTTCGCGGAGGCCTCCACCGACCCCTCGCGCAGCGGAGGGGAGCGACTCGGCGAGCAGGTCAAGCGCCTGCGCGAATGGGCCGACGAGACCGACTCCGGCGATCGCGACTCCCTCGAGGACGCCGTCTCCGACCGCGCCTGGCGCCAGGTCTCCGTCACCGGCAACCAGTGCATCGGCACCTCCTGCCCACTGGTGGAGAGCTGCTTCGCCGAGCGCAGCCGCGAGATCGCCCGCGAGGTGGACGTCGTGGTCACCAACCACGCCCTGCTCGCCATCGACGCCTTCGACAAGCACGGCATCATCCCCGACCACGACGTGGTCGTCTTCGACGAGGCCCACGACCTCACCGCCCGCGTCACCAGCGCCGTCACCGACCAGCTCAGCCCCGGCCTGCTGCGCGCCACCGTCCGCGAACTGCGCGGGCTCGGGGTCGCCGGCACCGCGCTCGAGGACGCCTCCGAGGAGCTGCGCGAGGCGCTCGAGCTCGCCCCCGACGGCCGTGTCATCGGCGACCTGCCGGAGCGGCTCGCCGACGCGATCGTGCAGCTGCGCGTCGAGGCGCGCACCGCCCACTCCGACGCGAAGGACGCCGGCGACGACTCCCTCGCCGGGGCACGCAAGACCGTCCGCGCGAACCTGCAGGAGATCATCGACGTCTGCGAGCGCCTCACCGACCCGGGGGAGGACGACGTCGTCTCCGTCTCCCGCGGCCAGGCCACCGGGCGGGTCTCCCTCCAGGTCGCCCCGCTCAGCGTCGCCGGCGCGATGCGCGGCGCCATCCTCGAGGAACGCACCGCCGTGCTCACCTCCGCCACCCTCGCCCTCGGCGGCCGCTTCGAGCCCGCCGCGGGGGAGGTGGGCCTCGCCCGCTCCGGGCGCATGGACGCCGACGCGCTGCCGCGCACGGAGGACTCCGGAGCGTGGGCCGGGATCGACGTGGGCAGCCCCTTCGACTATCGCCGCCAGGGCATCCTCTACACCGCCCGGCACCTCCCTCAGCCGGGCCGCGAGGGGCCCTCCCCGCTGATGCTCGACCACCTCACCGACCTGGTGGAGGCCTCGCGCGGGGGAGCGCTGTGCCTGTTCTCCTCGCGCCGCGGCGCGGAGCTCGCCGCGGAGCACGTGCGCGCCCGCCTGGACCTGCCGATCGCCGTGCAGGGCGAGGACTCGATGGCGAACCTGGTGCGCACCTTCCGCGAGCACGAGGACGCCTCCCTGTTCGGGACCCTCACGCTGTGGCAGGGCGTGGACGTGGCCGGACGCTCCCTGCGACTGGTCACCATCGACCGGATCCCCTTCCCCCGTCCCGATGATCCTCTGACCGCCGCGCGCCAGGAGCGCATCGGTGCGCACGGCGGCAACGGGTTCATGGCGGTCTCGGCCCAGCACGCCGCGCTGCTGCTCGCCCAGGGTGCCGGGCGGCTTATCCGCACCGAGTCCGATCGCGGCATGGTCGCGGTGCTCGACCCGCGACTGTCGACCGCGCGGTACGGGAGCTTCCTGCGCGAGTCGATGCCGCCGCTGTGGCCGACCTCCGACCCCGAGGTCGCCCTCGGCGCGCTACGCCGCCTCGCGGCGAGCTGA